In a genomic window of Pararge aegeria chromosome 7, ilParAegt1.1, whole genome shotgun sequence:
- the LOC120625041 gene encoding uncharacterized protein LOC120625041, whose product MMFSDEEIKESSLMRPGDEIISIREVCLIDKYHKKYLEPLLSNSGRNDLEMPRLFRDGFFPEGAEQARFVWTEEDGNIASLISEPGFGTTGQTSFGKDLDAALCKEMKEANTLSICESKNGLIFERKTYVEPSLVSSTSADGPSSSTANTPIGRATCKVDKTDPRSRYHYVKFVNRHGRTVKLWECGICGRDFQHQYTLMRHLPTHTDERNFHCDACSKSFRQLSTLSQHRAIHSAERPYSCEICNKTFNRVSTLISHRKTHSDQKPYKCNICPKGFHQKGNLRNHLFTHTNERPYRCNICMKGFNQQSNLVCHKQKAHPDDNSANSVVGRNRTTPLVAPPPAPPAPEMKLENSTSTQSEQCEVTSSVGPYLRPIERASYNQPQWEINEDQGELWNEGLWGSNGVIVDAIKTYHMGVAIATRQTPFALLKSDNEAPVLVKVVDAKLPGGKQMLVPATAEDLRVGGKIIVGNDNNCISQEVDVKSTPDASGAVQIRVPVVATVVPKIRPGGRLLLSVEEPHYEYLTAMSSNGGKVKVGPCSSNSCSSSSIPATLPRLEPLKRVEVSGFDVPGREPNLTPGLCAMPPPAPSPPLDFISLDLFESMGTLPLGPQITTVDSIDQSPPSEDSDVFIGKFEESIPLSDSD is encoded by the exons ATGATGTTTTCCGACGAGGAAATAAAAGAGAGCAGTCTGATGCGGCCTGGAGATGAGATAATAAG CATCCGCGAAGTTTGCCTGATAGACaagtatcacaaaaaatatttagagcCTCTTCTTTCTAACTCTGGAAGGAATGAT ttggAGATGCCTCGTCTTTTCCGCGACGGTTTCTTCCCCGAAGGCGCTGAGCAGGCCAGGTTCGTGTGGACTGAGGAGGATGGAAACATCGCATCCTTGATTTCTGAACCAGGCTTCGGCACAACGGGACAAACGAGCTTCGGTAAAGATCTGGATGCGGCACTTTGTAAGGAAATGAAG GAAGCCAACACCCTCTCGATATGCGAATCTAAAAATGGGCTGATATTTGAAAGGAAGACCTATGTGGAGCCCAGTCTTGTATCATCGACTTCTGCTGATGGACCGAGTTCTA GTACTGCCAACACACCGATAGGCCGCGCCACTTGCAAGGTGGACAAAACCGATCCACGTTCGAGGTACCACTATGTGAAGTTCGTCAACCGGCATGGAAGAACGGTGAAATTGTGGGAATGTGGGATAT gtGGTCGGGACTTCCAACATCAGTACACCCTGATGCGTCACCTGCCAACTCACACGGATGAGAGGAACTTCCACTGTGATGCGTGCTCTAAGAGTTTCAGGCAACTGTCCACGCTAAGTCAGCATCGCGCCATACATTCCGCTGAGAGGCCGTACTCTTGTGAG ATATGCAACAAAACATTTAACCGTGTGTCAACTCTTATATCCCATCGGAAGACGCACTCGGACCAGAAACCCTACAAGTGCAACATTTGTCCCAAAGGATTCCACCAAAAAG GCAACCTGCGTAATCATCTGTTCACACATACCAACGAACGCCCCTATCGTTGCAACATTTGTATGAAGGGCTTCAATCAGCAATCAAATCTAGTTTGCCATAAACAAAAG GCACATCCGGATGACAACAGCGCAAACTCTGTAGTCGGTAGAAACAGAACGACACCTCTCGTTGCACCTCCACCAGCTCCACCTGCTCCAGAAATGAAACTTGAAAATTCTACAAG TACACAATCTGAACAATGTGAAGTTACGTCCTCAGTTGGACCATACTTACGACCAATAGAACGAGCATCGTACAACCAACCTCAATGGGAAATAAACGAAGACCAAGGAGAATTGTGGAACGAAGGCTTATGGGGAAGCAATGGCGTTATCGTTGACGCTATAAAGACTTATCATATGGGAGTGGCTATAGCGACCAGACAGACGCCATTTGCTTTGCTGAAGTCTGATAATGAAGCTCCAGTTCTTGTCAAAGTCGTTGATGCTAAACTTCCTGGTGGCAAACAG atGCTTGTGCCTGCAACAGCAGAGGACTTGAGAGTTGGCGGGAAAATAATTGTAGGAAACGATAA taattgcatttcTCAGGAAGTAGACGTGAAATCCACACCAGATGCTAGTGGTGCCGTTCAGATTAGAGTGCCAGTAGTAGCGACTGTTGTCCCGAAGATCAGACCTGGTGGAAGACTCCTCTTGTCTGTAGAAGAACCACATTATGAATATCTCACTGCGATGTCGTCTAACG gtGGGAAAGTAAAAGTAGGTCCATGTTCCAGCAATTCCTGTTCATCGTCTTCGATTCCTGCAACTTTGCCACGGCTGGAGCCCTTGAAACGTGTGGAAGTCAGTGGATTTGACGTTCCAGGCAGAGAACCGAACTTGACACCTG GTTTGTGTGCGATGCCGCCACCCGCCCCGTCTCCGCCCCTGGACTTCATTTCTCTTGATTTATTCGAATCAATGGGCACTCTACCCTTAG